ATAACATTTTACTGTTGACAAATTGACAGTGGCAATTCTTCATTAGTCCTTTAGGTTTGGGCAATCACTTGTATGTTAACATGTTCAATTTTTTTGTAACAGTACGAGTGTTTGGTGGAGGGTTGTGGGGTGAAGTTGAAGAGTTACAAAAGTCGGCGGCAGCACCTCATTGATAAGCATCAATTCCCCAAGTCATTCGAGTTCTTCAAAAAGGCACGGCCCTCCCAGAGGCAACGGCAGAAGTCCCAGAGGAGGCAAACTGCTCACAAGGGAGAGGAGACAAGGGATAACTCGATGAACGTAGATGGGAAAGGTACGAGGCAAACTAACTGGAGGTATCGACCAAAGCAGCATGACCATAAAGAGTTGAAGGAGAACGAGTGTCAGCATAAGGAGGCTAAGGAAAACGAAATGGAGGTCGAACAGAAGATCGACGAGCTGACTTCTGCCGTGTCGAAACTCAGCACAGCAGAATCCACCCCTGCAGACATCACATTTGGCCACCGTCGCTCTCGGGGTCTTACATTTGTTCCGAGGTCAATCAGGCAGAGCAAGCAGGCGGCCTCCCAGCCAGAAGCGAAATGACCAAGGTCTTTCGATGGTTCCAGAATGGCAGAATCTGGGTAATTTTGTATGGGTGCTTGATCTTGGATTTGTAGTGTGCGTGGACTGGTTTCCACTAATTATCCATGGATCACGAGGCGGCAATTGTTTTCTTCCCTGTAACGCAGTTGCTATGATGTTCCATCCAAAACTCAGAAAATGTGTTatgctgaaaaaaaaaacagaaaaatatgAGTGGCCATTGCTGACCTGC
The genomic region above belongs to Panicum virgatum strain AP13 chromosome 8N, P.virgatum_v5, whole genome shotgun sequence and contains:
- the LOC120686297 gene encoding zinc finger protein 511-like, encoding MQQRPEDAMEEVEAEAAAGPELGFWLAARRRLAPDDPFFAAGDLERELLAKHVALDLSEDDRNQLEKMEVASTCTLFCPIAGCGAHLDCLEDFEDHYVTRHTASCSVCSRVYPTSRLLSIHVSEAHDSYFQAKVARGFPMYECLVEGCGVKLKSYKSRRQHLIDKHQFPKSFEFFKKARPSQRQRQKSQRRQTAHKGEETRDNSMNVDGKGTRQTNWRYRPKQHDHKELKENECQHKEAKENEMEVEQKIDELTSAVSKLSTAESTPADITFGHRRSRGLTFVPRSIRQSKQAASQPEAK